Proteins from a genomic interval of Lycium ferocissimum isolate CSIRO_LF1 chromosome 2, AGI_CSIRO_Lferr_CH_V1, whole genome shotgun sequence:
- the LOC132048264 gene encoding uncharacterized protein LOC132048264, whose amino-acid sequence MNLSTIRTMAALSPRSHSHSPYRTRCVSFPARSHPRTIKIEQVLNKIKTWESSSPLSPKAAEKTQNALSGLVELYECIEELLALPMTQRALLQHQDDNFVKELLERSVRFIDICSNTRDTVMCLKESVRELQSALRRSKAGDDFLTIEGSVSTYISSRKNTQKEIEKSLTMLKQIDNSPSATNTESQLFPIIRVLEDASFTTISTFQSLLMFLSVPASKPKSNKWSLVSKVLHKGVVGSEGQKEKLTELEKVDTALNNLLDSVSGHEEEVESFEFAQRNLENLEGSIEDLENGLEMLFKLLIRTRVSLLNILSLSR is encoded by the coding sequence atgaacctCTCAACAATTCGAACAATGGCTGCTCTTTCTCCTAGGTCTCATTCACATAGTCCATATCGTACCCGTTGTGTTAGTTTTCCAGCTAGATCACATCCCAGGACCATCAAGATTGAGCAAGTTTTGAATAAAATCAAAACTTGGGAATCATCTTCTCCTTTATCTCCAAAAGCAGCAGAAAAAACCCAAAATGCTTTGTCAGGCCTTGTAGAATTATACGAGTGTATAGAGGAACTCCTTGCACTACCAATGACTCAACGGGCACTTCTTCAACATCAAGATGACAATTTTGTGAAGGAATTGCTGGAAAGATCAGTGAGATTCATAGATATTTGCAGCAACACAAGGGATACTGTTATGTGTCTAAAAGAAAGCGTGAGAGAACTTCAATCTGCCCTTAGGAGAAGCAAAGCTGGGGATGATTTTTTGACTATTGAGGGTAGTGTAAGTACTTatatttcttcaagaaaaaacaCCCAAAAGGAGATTGAAAAGTCCCTTACTATGTTGAAACAGATAGATAACAGCCCATCAGCCACAAACACAGAATCTCAGCTCTTTCCCATAATAAGGGTTCTTGAAGATGCGAGTTTCACAACTATTTCTACCTTTCAATCATTGCTAATGTTTCTTTCTGTACCAGCTTCGAAACCAAAGTCCAATAAATGGTCATTGGTTTCAAAGGTTTTACACAAAGGGGTTGTAGGAAGTGAAGGGCAGAAGGAAAAGCTGACTGAGCTGGAGAAAGTTGACACTGCATTGAACAACTTGCTGGACAGTGTTTCTGGGCATGAAGAGGAAGTGGAAAGTTTTGAATTTGCACAAAGAAATCTGGAGAATTTGGAAGGTAGCATTGAGGATCTCGAAAATGGATTGGAGATGTTGTTCAAGCTTTTGATCCGGACAAGGGTGTCTCTACTCAATATACTTTCTCTCAGTAGATAA
- the LOC132048263 gene encoding uncharacterized protein LOC132048263, producing MFMNITQLEQEKMNLSTIRTMAALSPRSHSHSPYRTRCVSFPARSHPRTIKIEQVLNKIKTWESSSPLSPKAAEKTQNALSGLVELYECIEELLALPMTQRALHQHQDDNFVKELLERSVRFIDICSNTRDTVMCLKESVRELQSALRRSKVGDDFLTIEGSVSTYISSRKNTQKEIEKSLTTLKHIDNTPSATNTESQLFPIIRVLEDASFTTISTFQSLLMFLSVPASKPKSNKWSLVSKVLHKGVEGSEGQREKLAELEKVDTALNNLLDSVSGHEEEVESFEFAQRNLENLEGSIEDLENGLEMLFKLLIRQGCLYSIYFLSVDKVEGTLRSHAWQLKYFLHD from the coding sequence ATGTTCATGAACATAACACAACTTGAACAAGAAAAAATGAACCTCTCAACAATTCGAACAATGGCTGCTCTTTCTCCTAGGTCTCATTCACATAGTCCATATCGTACCCGTTGTGTTAGTTTTCCAGCTAGATCACATCCCAGGACCATCAAGATTGAGCAAGTTTTGAATAAAATCAAAACTTGGGAATCATCTTCTCCTTTATCTCCAAAAGCAGCAGAAAAAACCCAAAATGCTTTGTCAGGCCTTGTAGAATTATACGAGTGTATAGAGGAACTCCTTGCGCTACCAATGACTCAGCGAGCACTTCATCAGCATCAAGATGACAATTTTGTGAAGGAATTGCTGGAAAGATCAGTCAGATTCATAGATATTTGCAGCAATACAAGGGATACTGTCATGTGTTTAAAAGAAAGCGTGAGGGAACTTCAATCTGCCCTTAGGAGAAGCAAAGTTGGGGATGATTTTTTGACTATTGAGGGTAGTGTAAGTACTTatatttcttcaagaaaaaacaCCCAAAAGGAGATTGAAAAGTCCCTTACCACGTTGAAACATATAGATAACACCCCATCAGCCACAAACACAGAATCTCAGCTCTTTCCCATAATAAGGGTTCTTGAAGATGCGAGTTTCACAACCATTTCAACCTTCCAGTCATTGCTAATGTTTCTTTCTGTACCAGCTTCGAAACCAAAGTCCAATAAATGGTCATTGGTTTCAAAGGTTTTACACAAAGGGGTTGAAGGCAGTGAAGGGCAGAGGGAAAAGCTGGCTGAGCTGGAGAAAGTTGACACTGCATTGAACAACTTGCTGGACAGTGTTTCTGGGCATGAAGAGGAAGTGGAAAGTTTTGAATTTGCACAAAGAAATCTGGAGAATTTGGAAGGTAGCATTGAGGATCTTGAAAATGGATTGGAGATGTTGTTCAAGCTTTTGATCCGACAAGGGTGTCTCTACTCAATATACTTTCTCTCAGTAGATAAAGTAGAGGGAACATTAAGGTCTCATGCATGGCAGCTCAAGTATTTTTTGCATGATTGA
- the LOC132047815 gene encoding uncharacterized protein LOC132047815 — LLHLHHLSSKPNHVRSISLPGRSHPTTQRVEEELNKLKSLEVSVAPAAVSNGLLGLEKLYKCIDDLFNLPQTLQALSQSLHEKWLDNLLDNSVGLLDLCGTIRELVSQCKENVRDLQSSLRRRKGDLTIDDSIERFTSFIKKIKRDAKRLVSALKQMDQETAVSVLLDADQDTVAVIRALKEANAVCISTFQMPLSFFCVPL, encoded by the coding sequence CTCCTGCACTTGCATcatctttcttcaaaacctaATCACGTTCGATCAATCAGTTTGCCTGGGAGATCACACCCAACCACGCAGAGAGTTGAAGAGGAACTAAACAAGCTCAAATCATTGGAAGTATCAGTTGCACCAGCAGCTGTGAGCAACGGTCTACTCGGTTTGGAGAAATTGTACAAGTGCATAGATGATCTTTTCAACTTACCTCAAACCCTTCAAGCCCTCTCCCAGAGTCTACATGAAAAATGGCTTGACAATTTATTGGATAATTCAGTGGGGCTTCTTGATCTTTGTGGCACAATAAGGGAACTTGTCTCACAATGTAAAGAAAATGTAAGAGATCTTCAATCCTCTCTCAGAAGGAGAAAAGGAGATTTAACTATAGATGACAGCATTGAAAGATTTACCTctttcatcaagaagatcaaGAGGGACGCCAAAAGATTAGTCTCGGCTTTGAAGCAAATGGATCAAGAGACAGCAGTATCGGTCTTGCTAGATGCAGATCAAGATACAGTAGCTGTGATTAGAGCACTAAAAGAAGCTAATGCAGTATgcatttcaactttccaaatgcCTTTGTCCTTCTTCTGTGTGCCCCTTTGA